One stretch of Abditibacteriota bacterium DNA includes these proteins:
- a CDS encoding alpha-glucosidase/alpha-galactosidase: ENMPYDCCVEVPVVASKYGLRTCHVGKLPDQLALLNNITARCEELAVTGALEGDKRKVFHAVLFDPLTSAVLSMEETQKMVDEMFEANKDYLGYFKD, from the coding sequence GAAAACATGCCCTACGACTGCTGCGTCGAGGTGCCTGTGGTGGCTTCCAAATACGGCCTGAGGACCTGCCACGTGGGCAAGCTGCCCGATCAGCTGGCTCTGCTGAACAACATCACGGCCCGCTGTGAAGAGCTGGCGGTCACCGGCGCCCTGGAAGGGGACAAGCGCAAGGTGTTCCACGCCGTGCTGTTCGATCCTCTCACCTCCGCCGTGCTGTCTATGGAAGAAACGCAGAAGATGGTGGACGAAATGTTTGAGGCCAACAAGGACTACCTGGGCTATTTCAAAGACTGA